Genomic window (Candidatus Neomarinimicrobiota bacterium):
GGAAAAATGTCCATGGATCCTATCAAAGTAGATAGACAGAAACTCTTTAATGAACAAAAAAATTATGATTTGGATTTTGCCGATGTGAAAGGTCAGGAACATGTAAAGCGTGCAATTGAAGTGGCAGCAGCCGGAGGGCATAACGCCATTATGATCGGTCCTCCCGGAAGCGGGAAGACGATGCTGGCAAAACGTCTTCCGACCATTCTTCCGGACCTCGTATTGGAAGAAGCACTACAGACTACCAAAATTCATTCCGTTGCCGGATTGCTTCCAGATGGAAAGGGGCTGATTGCTACACGTCCGTACCGTTCGCCGCATCATACTATTTCGGATGCAGGACTGATTGGCGGCGGAACGGTTCCGAAACCGGGTGAAGTCAGTCTTGCGCACAACGGTGTATTGTTTTTAGATGAACTTCCGGAGTTCAAGAAAAATGTTTTGGAGGTCATGCGTCAACCGCTGGAGGATGGTTCTGTTACCATCGCGCGCGCAACAATGTCGCTAAGTTACCCATCCAATTTTATGTTGGTGGCGGCTATGAATCCATGTCCTTGTGGTTATGCGACAGATCCGAAAAATGAATGCACCTGTAATCCGCAATTGATTCAAAAATATATGAGTCGAATTTCAGGTCCACTCATGGATCGAATTGATATTCACATCGAAGTCCCGTCAATCTCATTTGATGAATTATCCGAGAAGGAAAGTGGGGAAGCATCCAAATTTGTGCAAAAAAGAGTGCAGAATACCCGCAATGTTCAATTAACAAGGTTTGAAGGAAGAGATTCCATTTTTTGCAATGCACAAATGGAATCCAAAAATATTGCTGATTATTGTAAAATTGACAAAGAAGCATCTGATTTGCTGAAGACAGCCATGGAAAAATTGGGCCTATCAGCTCGAGCGTACGATCGGATTTTAAAAGTATCACGGACGATTGCAGATTTAGAATCTTTAAAAGAAATCAGTTCTCAACATGTGAGCGAAGCAATTCAATATCGTAGCCTGGATCGTAAGTTATGGCTTCAATGAAAGGAAAAAGAAAACATATTCGATTAGCTGATTATGATTATTCTCAATCAGGTATTTATTTTGTCACAATTTGCTCTCAGATACGGGAATGTATTTTTGGTGAAATAACGAATGGAAACATGAAATTAAATCTAATCGGGAATATTGCTTACCGTTGCTGGGAGGGAATCGAAAAGCATTATACGTCTGTAAATCTGTTTGATTTTGTAGTGATGCCAAATCATGTGCATGGAATGGTAGGATTGAATTCAACTCAATTCAAAAATCCGGTATTAGGTGATATTGTTGGCAAATATAAAGCAGCAGTAACAAGGGAAATAAACAAACGTAGGGGCGAGATATATCGCGCCCCTACAAAGGTTTGGCAAAGAAATTATTATGAACACATCATTCGGAACGAAACTGCATTCGAGAGAATTACAGAATACATTCGATCCAATCCATCCAATTGGAAACAGGATAAAGAAAACCGAGATCGAAACAAATTGAATAATTTTTATGGATGGGTAGATACCTACTGGAAAAATTAAAGAAAAATATGATACTCATTATCAGTTCAAGTTTGAATCCCAACAGCCTGAGCAGGGTCATGGCTCAACAGGTCAAGATTAGACTTGAGGAAAATAATGCGGAAGCTGAATTTATTGATATGCGTAATTACGATCTTCCTTTTTGCGATGGAGACTCATGTTACAATCATCCGAAAGTAAAGGAAGTAAAGGAAAAAATACAGTCAGCTCGTGCGATTTTATGTGCATCGCCTGTTTATAATTACGATGTGAATGCTGTTTTGAAAAATCTGGTCGAACTTACAGGAAAAGCATGGGAAAATAAAACTGTTGGACTTGTATGTTCGGCCGGTGGACAGGGTAGTTATATGAGTCCGATGCCATTTTTAAACAGTTTGATGCTGGATTTCAGGTGCCACATAATTCCACGCTTTGTTTACACTACAAAATTCGCATTTACAGATGGCGCCATATCTGACGAAAATTTGAAGAACAGAATTAAAGAATTATCAGCTGAATTAAAAAATACAAGAAGATAATGAGATGGAAAAAGATTTAACATTAAAAGACGTTTTCCCACCCATTGATCCGTATAATGGATTTATGTTAGATGTTTCTAGTCTGCATTCAATTCATGTAGAAGAGTCTGGGAATCCGAATGGTAAACCGGCTCTCTTCCTACATGGTGGGCCCGGAGGCGGAATTGAACCAATCTATCGCCAGTATTTCGACCCCGAGAAATGGCGACTGATTCTAATAGACCAGCGCGGCTGCGGAAAGAGTTTGCCGTTTGCCGAACTCGAAGAAAATACTACCTGGGAACTTGTAGAAGATATTGAGAAAGTCCGCGAATATTTGGGAATAAAGAACTGGGTAGTTTTCGGTGGAAGTTGGGGAAGCACCCTTTCTCTAGCCTATGCAGAAACGTATCCCGATCGTGTGATAGGGTTAATCCTGAGAGGTATATTTATGCTCAGAAAAAAGGAACTGCAATGGTTCTATCAGGAAGGCGCTAGTGAAATTTATCCGGACGCTTTCGAGCATTATGTAAAACCTATCCTTGAAGAGGATCGAGATGATTTTCTGCATGCTTTTTATAAACGCTTGACCTCTAAAGACAGGATGACTCGATTGGAAGCTGCCAAAGCCTGGTCAATTTGGGAAGGCGCAACCAGCAAACTGTATGCAGACTCAAATTTGGTTGAACGGTTCGGAAAGGACAAATTTGCGGAAGCCTTCGCGCGCATAGAATGCCATTATTTTGTGAATGGAGGATGGTTTAACCCGGAAGACCAGCTCCTGCGGGACATCAATAAAATTCGGCACATACCGGCCGTAATCATTCAAGGGCGGTATGATGTTGTATGTCCAGCAACTTCTGCTTGGGAGTTGCACAAAGCCTGGCCCGAAGCAGACTTTCATATTGTTCAGGATGCCGGTCATTCCATGTCTGAACCGGGAATTCGCTCAAAATTGATAGAAGCAACGGAGAAGTTTGCTACTTTGTAAAAATGTCAGAATCTTGATAAAATGGATTATGAACGTATGCTTTGATCAACAGATTGGCGTTATTTCCGTGAATTCAATCCACTGTTTTGCGTTGCTGAGTTTTTTAACTAAATTGTAACCATGGCTGGCCAATCCCGAAAGAAAACTAAAACCCTTGAAGTCATGGTTGCGGATGTAATTCGTGAGACTCCCGATACTTCAACGATAATCTTTTTTACCGGCAATGACCATCTTGATTACGCGCCGGGGCATTTTCTAACAATTGAACCCCACCAGTTTCCAGCACTCGAACGGTGGACTGCATATCTTGAGGATCAAAAGGGTAGAAGAGAACCTCCTCGGGCGTATTCTATGGCAAGTTCACCGGATGAACATCACCTTGCGATCACAGTCAAGGAAGAACGTTATGTTACCGATGTCACTAAATATCCTCCACTTTTATCCCCGATCTTGGCCTACCGCACTGTCCGGGGAACCAAAATGAAAATCACCGGATTTGCCGGTCCGTATACACTCCCGAAGGATGGGGTTCCTGAGAGTATTCTGCATATTTGTGCCGGTAGTGGAATCGTCCCAAACTGGAGTATTTTGAAGTATTGTCTTCGTAACCATCCCGATATGAAACACCGCCTCATTTATAGTAATAAAACGTGGGCAGACACTATTTTTGGCGAAGGATTACTTGATTTGCAGAGACAATTTCCTGAAAACCTAGAAATAGTATTTACCATAACCCGTGAAGACACTTTCCTGAAAAATGGCGCAACCTTACAAAAAGGTAGGATTACGAGAGATTTAATAGAAAAAACGATTGAAGAGCTTGATAACCCGATGCTGTATGTTTGCGGTCCGGCTTTGTCTAAATGGGATAAATTGTTAGCCAAAAAGAATGGAACTACCCCACCGCCTAGATTTATGGAATCTGCCTTGGGATTGTTGGAAGATCTGGGGGTAGATAAAAAAAGCATTACAAAGGAATCCTACGGTTAAACGGAAGTTTTAATTATTTCATTGTCTTAATCTTTTAACTATTTTTGGATAAAGCCCCAAAATCTTCAAAAAATAGGTTTCCATTCACTCATGAATTGTAACTGAAATTCATCTTACGTTTATTAGAAATAATCCCATTGACAAATCATTGGTTTAGGGTTTAAAATCTCAAAAACTAGGAATATGATGATCGTCAATACGCTCGTTAGTAGAAATCATTAAAATTTTGTACATTACTTGGCTTTATTTGAACCCAATAAAACATCTTTACAAAGGAACAGGAAAAAACATGAATAAAATAATAGAATCCCTAAAGAAGGGTTTCACAATGATCGAGATTATGGTTGTGGTTGTAATTGTCGCGATTTTAGCGGCGGTAGCTGTGCCTATTTATATTGATTATGTTGAAAGTGCCCGTGCGTCTGAGGCGAAATCGGTAATTGGAAGTATCACAAATGGTGCAAAGATGTATCGGCAAACGTACGGCGAATGGCCGTCAGATGTTGAAGAAATTGAAAGTGCAGGACAAATAAGTGTCGATCGAGCAACCAAACGTCAATGGATTTTCGAAATCCAAATGCCCGAACGTGTTCTTGCTACCAGCACCAGTGAAATGGAAGGTGGCGAAGGAAAGGTTGTTGAATACAATGCCGAAACGGGACAATACACAGGGTACGGAACCAAAAAACGTAATTAGAATTGTATGAACATTGATAAACTTCTATCCTACGCTCTCGAAAGCGGTGCTTCGGATTTACATTTAAGTACCGGATCTATTCCGATGGTTCGCATTAACGGAACCATGAAGCCGTTGAATCGTCCTGAAATGGAAGATTCTGATATGGAGACTATTCTTCCTCAAATCATGGACGAAGATCAAATTTCTCGGTACCGAAAAGATAAGGAAATTGATTTATCTTACAAATTAGATGGTCAGGGAAGATTCCGCGTGAATTTCTTTCACCAAATCAGCGGGCTTGCAGGAGTATTTAGAACTATTTCTGAAGTTCCGAAAGGGTTTGAAGAACTTGGATTGCCGCCTGTTTTATCGAATTTAGCAATGCTCGAAAATGGTTTGGTTTTGCTTACCGGTCCTACGGGATCGGGGAAAAGTACCACGCTTGCCGCTATGATTGATTATGTGAATCAAAATAAGTCGAAGCATATAATCACGATCGAAGATCCTGTTGAATATTTCCATAGTTCTAGCCAATGTCTCATCAATCAGAGAGAATTGGGTCTTACGACCCATAGTTTTGCAAATGCGTTGAGAGCAGCTCTTAGAGAAGACCCTGATGTGATTTTGGTTGGTGAAATGCGGGACCTTGATACGATTTCACTTGCACTCACCGCGGCGGAAACGGGACACTTGGTTTTGTCAACTCTTCATACTTCGAGTTCCGTAAAAGCAGTGGACAGAATTATTGATATTTTCCCCGCCAGCCAAAAAAGTCAAATCCGATCGATGCTTTCGGAAAGTTTGGAAGCAGTCATTTCCCAAAAATTATTACCAACCAAAGATGATAAAGGTCGAGTCCCGGCATTGGAAATTCTTATGGCGACAACGGCTATTCGGAATCTTATCCGAGAAGACCGAATTTACCAAATTCCTTCCGTGATGCAGTCCGGAGGAG
Coding sequences:
- the pip gene encoding prolyl aminopeptidase; its protein translation is MEKDLTLKDVFPPIDPYNGFMLDVSSLHSIHVEESGNPNGKPALFLHGGPGGGIEPIYRQYFDPEKWRLILIDQRGCGKSLPFAELEENTTWELVEDIEKVREYLGIKNWVVFGGSWGSTLSLAYAETYPDRVIGLILRGIFMLRKKELQWFYQEGASEIYPDAFEHYVKPILEEDRDDFLHAFYKRLTSKDRMTRLEAAKAWSIWEGATSKLYADSNLVERFGKDKFAEAFARIECHYFVNGGWFNPEDQLLRDINKIRHIPAVIIQGRYDVVCPATSAWELHKAWPEADFHIVQDAGHSMSEPGIRSKLIEATEKFATL
- a CDS encoding prepilin-type N-terminal cleavage/methylation domain-containing protein — encoded protein: MESLKKGFTMIEIMVVVVIVAILAAVAVPIYIDYVESARASEAKSVIGSITNGAKMYRQTYGEWPSDVEEIESAGQISVDRATKRQWIFEIQMPERVLATSTSEMEGGEGKVVEYNAETGQYTGYGTKKRN
- a CDS encoding oxidoreductase, translating into MAGQSRKKTKTLEVMVADVIRETPDTSTIIFFTGNDHLDYAPGHFLTIEPHQFPALERWTAYLEDQKGRREPPRAYSMASSPDEHHLAITVKEERYVTDVTKYPPLLSPILAYRTVRGTKMKITGFAGPYTLPKDGVPESILHICAGSGIVPNWSILKYCLRNHPDMKHRLIYSNKTWADTIFGEGLLDLQRQFPENLEIVFTITREDTFLKNGATLQKGRITRDLIEKTIEELDNPMLYVCGPALSKWDKLLAKKNGTTPPPRFMESALGLLEDLGVDKKSITKESYG
- a CDS encoding type IV pilus twitching motility protein PilT; this encodes MNIDKLLSYALESGASDLHLSTGSIPMVRINGTMKPLNRPEMEDSDMETILPQIMDEDQISRYRKDKEIDLSYKLDGQGRFRVNFFHQISGLAGVFRTISEVPKGFEELGLPPVLSNLAMLENGLVLLTGPTGSGKSTTLAAMIDYVNQNKSKHIITIEDPVEYFHSSSQCLINQRELGLTTHSFANALRAALREDPDVILVGEMRDLDTISLALTAAETGHLVLSTLHTSSSVKAVDRIIDIFPASQKSQIRSMLSESLEAVISQKLLPTKDDKGRVPALEILMATTAIRNLIREDRIYQIPSVMQSGGVDGMQTLDQDLQRLVSQAIIERSQAVALADNPKLFESKVL
- a CDS encoding YifB family Mg chelatase-like AAA ATPase yields the protein MVSKVLSSAVLGIDAYIVEVEANLSGAQLPKFITVGLPEGAVKESKERVTAAIRNSDFILPYKHITINLAPADIRKEGSAFDLPIAVGILAATGAVKQNFLNNLLLLGELALDGSLRPIKGALPIAINAAKKGIKGIILPNENAQEAGIVDGIKVAGVDSLAEVAALLNGKMSMDPIKVDRQKLFNEQKNYDLDFADVKGQEHVKRAIEVAAAGGHNAIMIGPPGSGKTMLAKRLPTILPDLVLEEALQTTKIHSVAGLLPDGKGLIATRPYRSPHHTISDAGLIGGGTVPKPGEVSLAHNGVLFLDELPEFKKNVLEVMRQPLEDGSVTIARATMSLSYPSNFMLVAAMNPCPCGYATDPKNECTCNPQLIQKYMSRISGPLMDRIDIHIEVPSISFDELSEKESGEASKFVQKRVQNTRNVQLTRFEGRDSIFCNAQMESKNIADYCKIDKEASDLLKTAMEKLGLSARAYDRILKVSRTIADLESLKEISSQHVSEAIQYRSLDRKLWLQ
- a CDS encoding NAD(P)H-dependent oxidoreductase, with the translated sequence MILIISSSLNPNSLSRVMAQQVKIRLEENNAEAEFIDMRNYDLPFCDGDSCYNHPKVKEVKEKIQSARAILCASPVYNYDVNAVLKNLVELTGKAWENKTVGLVCSAGGQGSYMSPMPFLNSLMLDFRCHIIPRFVYTTKFAFTDGAISDENLKNRIKELSAELKNTRR